One stretch of Rhinolophus ferrumequinum isolate MPI-CBG mRhiFer1 chromosome 3, mRhiFer1_v1.p, whole genome shotgun sequence DNA includes these proteins:
- the RWDD1 gene encoding RWD domain-containing protein 1 isoform X1 has protein sequence MTDYGEEQRNELEALESIYPDSFTVLSENPHSFTITVTSEAGENDETVQTTLKFTYSEKYPDEAPLYEIFSQENLEDNDVSGILKLLALQAEENLGMVMIFTLVTAVQEKLNEIVDQIKTRREEEKKQKEKEAEEAEKQLFHGTPVTIENFLSWKAKFDAELLEIKKKRMKEEEQAGKNKLSGKQLFETDHNLDTSDIQFLEDAGNNVEVDESLFQEMDDLELEDDEDDPDYSPAEPESDLTD, from the exons TATTATCAGAAAATCCACACAGTTTCACCATTACTGTGACATCTGAGGCTGGAGAAAATGATGAAA CTGTCCAGACTACTCTCAAGtttacatacagtgaaaaatACCCAGATGAAGCCCCCCTTTATGAAATATTCTCCCAGGAAAATCTAGAAGATAATGATGTCtcaggcattttaaaattattagcaCTACAG GCAGAGGAAAACCTTGGAATGGTGATGATCTTTACTTTAGTGACAGCTGtgcaagaaaaattaaatgaaatagtagatcaaataaaaactagaagagaagaagaaaagaaacaaaaagaaaaagaagcagaagaagccGAAAAG cAATTATTTCATGGCACTCCTGTTACAATTGAAAATTTCTTAAGTTGGAAGGCCAAGTTTGATGCAgaactcttggaaattaaaaagaaacgaatgaaagaagaagaacaagcaggaaaaaataaattaagtg ggaAACAGCTATTTGAAACAGATCATAATCTTGACACATCTGATATCCAATTCTTGGAGGATG CTGGAAACAATGTGGAAGTAGATGAGTCTTTGTTCCAGGAAATGGATGACTTGGAGCTAGAGGATGATGAGGACGATCCAGACTACAGTCCTGCTGAGCCAGAGAGTGACTTGACTGATTAA
- the RWDD1 gene encoding RWD domain-containing protein 1 isoform X2, whose protein sequence is MVMIFTLVTAVQEKLNEIVDQIKTRREEEKKQKEKEAEEAEKQLFHGTPVTIENFLSWKAKFDAELLEIKKKRMKEEEQAGKNKLSGKQLFETDHNLDTSDIQFLEDAGNNVEVDESLFQEMDDLELEDDEDDPDYSPAEPESDLTD, encoded by the exons ATGGTGATGATCTTTACTTTAGTGACAGCTGtgcaagaaaaattaaatgaaatagtagatcaaataaaaactagaagagaagaagaaaagaaacaaaaagaaaaagaagcagaagaagccGAAAAG cAATTATTTCATGGCACTCCTGTTACAATTGAAAATTTCTTAAGTTGGAAGGCCAAGTTTGATGCAgaactcttggaaattaaaaagaaacgaatgaaagaagaagaacaagcaggaaaaaataaattaagtg ggaAACAGCTATTTGAAACAGATCATAATCTTGACACATCTGATATCCAATTCTTGGAGGATG CTGGAAACAATGTGGAAGTAGATGAGTCTTTGTTCCAGGAAATGGATGACTTGGAGCTAGAGGATGATGAGGACGATCCAGACTACAGTCCTGCTGAGCCAGAGAGTGACTTGACTGATTAA